The proteins below are encoded in one region of Desulfobacterales bacterium:
- a CDS encoding DMT family transporter — protein MVSSTACLAVGFVLLWNSGFIGAEYGLPFTGPFTLLFWRYWALTCILLIYLALSGRLRWPGFYDAAIASLVGFLAHGVWLGCVLFSLQQGVPAGIVALVVALQPMLTGALSGPVVGEHTPLKRWFGLFVGFCGVIIAVGARTNLNDAGSVFGYFIPFGSVVGITAASLLQRYIEVHGRTHRLPGDLSLFYQSLATALAATIPAIGLESLATRWEPTFISAMVWLILGVSLAAYALMWLLLSRLDATRVASLFYLGPPVTMIMAWVAFGDTLRSTDVIGLIIVAAGVVVVQRR, from the coding sequence ATGGTTTCCTCTACGGCATGCCTGGCAGTCGGTTTCGTCCTGCTCTGGAATTCGGGATTCATCGGTGCGGAATATGGTCTGCCGTTTACCGGGCCGTTTACCCTTCTGTTTTGGCGTTATTGGGCGCTGACATGCATTCTTCTGATTTACCTGGCGCTAAGCGGCCGGCTGCGCTGGCCGGGATTTTACGATGCCGCCATTGCATCACTTGTCGGGTTCCTGGCCCATGGCGTATGGCTGGGTTGCGTGCTCTTCTCGCTGCAACAGGGAGTTCCCGCCGGCATTGTTGCCCTTGTCGTGGCTCTCCAGCCGATGCTCACCGGTGCCTTGTCCGGTCCCGTTGTGGGGGAACATACGCCCCTTAAGCGCTGGTTCGGATTGTTCGTCGGATTCTGCGGGGTGATTATTGCCGTGGGCGCGCGGACCAACCTTAACGATGCGGGATCCGTTTTTGGTTACTTTATTCCGTTCGGGTCCGTGGTCGGGATCACGGCGGCAAGTCTGCTCCAAAGGTACATAGAGGTGCACGGCCGCACCCATCGCCTTCCCGGGGATCTCTCGCTTTTCTACCAGAGTCTGGCGACAGCTTTGGCGGCAACGATCCCCGCGATAGGTCTTGAAAGTTTAGCAACCCGCTGGGAGCCGACCTTCATAAGCGCTATGGTGTGGCTCATTCTCGGCGTCTCCCTGGCAGCCTATGCCTTGATGTGGCTGCTGCTTTCCCGGCTCGATGCAACGCGTGTGGCAAGCCTTTTTTATTTGGGGCCGCCGGTAACCATGATCATGGCATGGGTTGCATTCGGCGATACGCTCCGGTCAACAGACGTTATCGGCCTGATTATAGTGGCAGCGGGCGTGGTAGTGGTGCAGCGGCGGTAA
- a CDS encoding lipocalin family protein — protein sequence MHRIFLLTALFFISGCLGIPEGIEPVDEFEVNRYLGKWYEIARLDHSFERGLSRVSADYALRDDGGIRVVNRGFSEKENQWKQAEGKAYFVQSPDAGYLKVSFFGPFYGSYVIFELDKEKYQYAYVSGPNRNYLWLLARTPEIDQKRIDRFIERSRELGFDVDNLIFVAHE from the coding sequence ATGCATCGAATCTTTCTGCTTACAGCATTATTTTTTATATCCGGCTGCCTCGGTATCCCCGAGGGCATAGAGCCCGTTGACGAGTTTGAAGTCAATCGCTACCTGGGTAAATGGTATGAGATTGCCCGGCTGGATCATTCGTTTGAACGGGGCCTGAGCCGGGTATCTGCTGATTATGCGTTACGCGATGATGGGGGGATCAGGGTTGTCAACAGAGGCTTTTCTGAGAAGGAAAATCAATGGAAGCAGGCGGAAGGCAAAGCCTATTTTGTTCAAAGTCCGGATGCGGGGTATCTGAAGGTTTCTTTTTTTGGCCCATTTTACGGCTCTTATGTAATTTTTGAGCTGGATAAGGAAAAATATCAATATGCTTATGTGTCTGGTCCCAATCGGAACTATTTATGGCTTCTGGCGCGGACGCCTGAAATTGATCAGAAAAGGATTGACCGGTTTATTGAAAGGTCAAGAGAACTGGGCTTTGATGTGGACAATCTAATTTTCGTGGCCCATGAATAG
- a CDS encoding lipocalin family protein, producing the protein MTHRIFLLTALFFMSGCLGIPEGIEPIDEFEVNRYLGKWYEIARLDHSFERGLSRVSADYALRDDGGIRVVNRGFSEKKNQWKQAEGNAYFVQSPDAGYLKVSFFGPFYGSYVIFELDKEKYQYAYVSGPNRNYLWLLARTPEIDQEKIDRFIERSRELGFDVDNLIFVAHE; encoded by the coding sequence ATGACGCATCGAATCTTTTTGCTTACAGCATTATTTTTTATGTCCGGCTGCCTCGGTATCCCCGAGGGCATAGAGCCCATTGACGAATTTGAAGTCAATCGCTACCTGGGTAAATGGTATGAGATTGCCCGGCTGGATCATTCGTTTGAACGGGGCCTGAGCCGGGTATCTGCTGATTATGCCTTACGCGATGATGGGGGGATCAGGGTTGTCAACAGAGGTTTTTCTGAAAAGAAAAATCAATGGAAGCAGGCGGAAGGCAACGCCTACTTTGTTCAGAGTCCGGATGCGGGGTATCTGAAGGTTTCTTTTTTTGGCCCGTTTTACGGCTCTTATGTAATTTTTGAGCTGGATAAAGAAAAATATCAATATGCCTATGTGTCTGGTCCCAACCGGAATTATTTATGGCTTCTGGCGCGGACGCCTGAAATTGATCAGGAAAAGATTGACCGGTTTATTGAAAGGTCAAGGGAACTGGGCTTTGATGTGGACAATCTGATTTTCGTGGCGCATGAATAG
- a CDS encoding PAS domain S-box protein, with the protein MTDEKKNTPRMQSNTTSLFNPAQIREQAERKAKAIQQPDFSSMTPEEIQQQFYELQVKQIEAELQNEQLRGRSGESEYQNEILTTVTENMLDLVSFADIEGNLKFVGKSHEIFGYELESLTAKNVMDFVHPEDLPRVLEAYKELVASGAPHRIAYRCRCRDGSYLWIETRGTFLKDENNNPQGIILSSRDITERRIAEQQLRESKEAAVQNERHYRLLFEQSPLGVFHVDENGVIVSCNDNFVKIIGSSREALVGLDMKKLPDQKLVKELRKALAGSNAFYEDTYHSVTAKKSTPIKVYFSPLIIEEGTIIGCTGIVEDITEQKRSEDALRRTQFTVDKSPLSVFWISPEGKFTYVNETAAEKLCYSREALLSMHVWDVDPHYPQKRRQEQWNLYREGKELSFESEHRRRDGTTFPVQVNSYHLVFEGQEMEIAEVEDITERKHAEALLRASEEKYRTILDSIEDGYFEVDTAGNLTFFNDSACRILGYSSAELMGMNFRELTDKNNTEKVFQAFNQVFTTGASIKTFDWALIRKDGEKCYVDTSVSLMRDTNGKVIGFRGVARDVTDRKQGEKNLSFLKRRNQALLDHSPVCHKIVGLDFNLQYMSASGFKMLKIDDKSESEVYGKPYPFYFFPEAFQNEMTENLRKVKDTGETIIIETLANDIEGNDVWLESALIPVFNDNGNIEYLTVVSADTTWRKEAERKKKRLEAQLNQAQKMESVGRLAGGVAHDFNNKLTIINGYAEMAIDMMDPSDPLRETIREIYTAGKKSADIVRQLMAFARQQTINPVQLDLNDTISGMLKMLQRLIGENIELVWHPGNNLWPVKLDPSQVDQTMANLAVNARDAIADVGKIKIETNNVEVDDDYCNLYPYFVPGQYVMLSVSDDGSGMDKETLANLFEPFFTTKEIGKGTGLGMAMIYGIVKQHNGFINVDSEPGKGTTVKIYLPRHETEESALEPAKEPTRQLPTGTETILIVEDEIPVLQMSRQILERLGYTVQTAGNPSAALQLFEAYNGTIHLLITDVIMPEMNGRDLASQMAMSRPGLKILYMSGYTADVIAHKGVIDEGVQFIQKPFSMQELAVKVRKAIGPG; encoded by the coding sequence ATGACGGATGAAAAGAAAAACACTCCACGAATGCAATCCAATACGACCTCATTATTCAACCCTGCACAAATCCGCGAACAAGCAGAGCGAAAAGCCAAAGCCATTCAACAACCCGATTTTTCTTCCATGACACCTGAAGAAATTCAACAACAGTTTTATGAATTGCAGGTAAAGCAGATTGAGGCCGAACTGCAAAACGAGCAGTTGCGCGGCAGGTCCGGAGAATCCGAGTATCAAAATGAGATTTTGACGACAGTCACTGAAAATATGCTCGATTTAGTTTCTTTTGCAGACATAGAAGGCAACCTCAAGTTTGTTGGCAAATCCCATGAAATTTTCGGTTATGAGCTGGAATCCCTGACAGCAAAAAACGTAATGGATTTTGTGCATCCCGAAGACCTTCCCCGGGTACTTGAAGCGTACAAAGAGCTTGTTGCATCTGGTGCTCCCCATAGAATTGCGTATAGATGCAGATGCAGGGATGGATCTTACCTTTGGATTGAAACAAGGGGCACTTTTTTAAAGGATGAAAACAATAATCCGCAAGGAATCATACTAAGTTCAAGAGACATTACGGAGCGCAGGATAGCAGAACAGCAATTACGGGAAAGCAAAGAAGCAGCTGTACAAAATGAAAGACATTACCGGCTGTTGTTTGAGCAGTCGCCCCTGGGCGTATTTCATGTTGATGAAAACGGGGTTATCGTTTCATGCAACGACAATTTTGTCAAAATCATTGGTTCTTCCCGAGAGGCTCTGGTCGGCCTGGACATGAAAAAGCTGCCCGACCAAAAACTCGTCAAGGAATTGCGCAAAGCCCTCGCAGGCAGCAATGCCTTTTACGAAGATACTTACCACTCCGTGACGGCAAAAAAATCGACCCCGATAAAAGTTTATTTTTCTCCCTTGATAATTGAGGAGGGAACCATTATCGGCTGCACGGGGATTGTTGAAGATATTACAGAACAAAAACGCTCGGAAGACGCTCTTCGCAGAACCCAGTTCACGGTGGACAAATCTCCCCTCAGCGTCTTTTGGATTTCGCCCGAGGGGAAGTTCACTTATGTCAATGAGACGGCAGCTGAAAAACTCTGCTATTCACGCGAGGCGCTTCTGTCGATGCACGTCTGGGACGTGGACCCGCATTATCCCCAAAAGAGGCGGCAAGAGCAGTGGAACCTGTACCGGGAAGGAAAGGAACTCAGCTTTGAGTCAGAGCACCGGCGGCGGGATGGTACGACGTTTCCTGTTCAGGTCAACAGCTACCATCTTGTTTTCGAAGGCCAGGAGATGGAGATTGCCGAGGTCGAGGATATCACCGAGCGCAAGCATGCCGAGGCGTTGCTACGAGCGAGCGAGGAGAAATACAGGACCATATTGGACAGTATCGAAGATGGCTATTTTGAGGTGGATACAGCCGGAAATTTAACTTTTTTTAATGATTCCGCGTGCCGGATACTCGGCTATTCAAGTGCCGAATTAATGGGGATGAACTTTAGGGAATTAACGGATAAAAATAATACCGAAAAAGTTTTTCAGGCATTTAATCAAGTATTTACTACCGGAGCATCGATAAAGACATTTGACTGGGCGCTTATAAGAAAAGACGGGGAAAAATGCTATGTGGACACCTCTGTTTCTTTAATGAGAGATACCAATGGCAAGGTGATCGGTTTTCGAGGGGTTGCAAGAGACGTCACCGACCGCAAACAGGGAGAAAAAAATTTGTCTTTTTTAAAGAGGCGAAATCAAGCATTGCTGGACCATTCGCCGGTCTGCCATAAAATCGTTGGTCTTGATTTCAACCTTCAGTACATGAGCGCAAGTGGTTTTAAAATGCTTAAAATTGATGATAAGTCAGAATCAGAAGTTTACGGGAAGCCCTATCCGTTTTATTTTTTCCCGGAAGCTTTTCAAAATGAAATGACAGAAAATTTGAGGAAAGTAAAAGATACCGGTGAAACGATTATAATAGAAACTTTGGCTAATGATATCGAAGGAAATGATGTATGGCTTGAATCCGCACTCATACCAGTTTTTAATGACAATGGTAATATTGAATACCTAACGGTCGTATCTGCTGATACTACCTGGCGTAAAGAGGCTGAGAGGAAGAAAAAACGTCTTGAGGCCCAGCTCAACCAGGCCCAGAAGATGGAATCCGTCGGACGTCTGGCGGGTGGCGTGGCCCACGATTTCAATAACAAGCTGACCATTATAAATGGTTATGCCGAAATGGCCATCGACATGATGGACCCGTCAGATCCCCTCCGCGAAACGATCCGGGAAATATATACCGCTGGAAAAAAATCCGCCGACATCGTCCGGCAGCTAATGGCTTTTGCCCGGCAGCAGACCATCAATCCGGTGCAGCTCGATTTAAATGACACCATTTCCGGCATGCTGAAAATGCTGCAACGCTTGATCGGCGAAAATATTGAGCTTGTGTGGCACCCGGGCAACAATCTCTGGCCGGTAAAATTAGACCCCTCCCAGGTTGACCAGACCATGGCCAATCTTGCCGTCAATGCGCGGGATGCAATTGCCGATGTGGGCAAAATTAAAATAGAAACAAACAATGTCGAGGTTGATGACGATTATTGTAACCTTTATCCTTATTTTGTTCCCGGACAATACGTCATGCTTTCCGTAAGCGATGATGGTTCGGGCATGGACAAGGAGACGCTGGCGAATCTGTTTGAACCATTTTTTACCACCAAAGAGATCGGGAAAGGAACCGGCCTCGGCATGGCTATGATATACGGCATTGTCAAACAGCACAACGGCTTTATCAATGTAGACAGCGAACCCGGAAAGGGAACGACTGTTAAAATATACCTGCCCCGTCATGAAACGGAAGAATCCGCTTTGGAGCCCGCAAAAGAACCCACACGGCAATTACCCACAGGAACGGAAACCATCCTGATCGTCGAAGATGAAATACCTGTGCTCCAAATGTCCAGACAGATACTCGAAAGGCTGGGTTACACCGTTCAGACTGCTGGAAATCCATCTGCGGCATTGCAACTATTTGAAGCATACAATGGAACAATCCATTTGCTCATCACCGACGTGATTATGCCGGAGATGAATGGGCGGGATCTGGCCTCGCAAATGGCCATGAGCCGGCCCGGACTCAAAATTTTATACATGTCGGGCTATACGGCTGATGTGATTGCCCATAAAGGGGTGATAGATGAAGGCGTTCAATTCATCCAGAAACCGTTTTCGATGCAGGAATTAGCGGTCAAGGTGCGGAAAGCGATAGGGCCGGGATAG
- a CDS encoding lysophospholipid acyltransferase family protein, translated as MSNRKPSWITKFKLELTAYAVVTLARLWFGTVRVEIRNRPVYEKYFKDAGTGNVVAGSWHRHSIFLFYFFRTLGPRGIMISRSRDGELTARIAEHLGYTPVRGSSSKAGGQALEAMIDYMKDFSEKRLCGTPVDGPRGPARKMKKGMAVLARETGSWFIPMTCSGTRVITFPRAWDKTILPKPFSKMVVDFAEPVFIPKDATEEEFSGICKKIEAELDRITDNVDRICGYNGV; from the coding sequence ATGTCCAATCGAAAGCCGTCCTGGATCACCAAGTTTAAGCTTGAACTCACGGCCTATGCAGTGGTGACGCTCGCCCGGTTGTGGTTCGGTACCGTGCGCGTCGAAATACGCAACAGACCGGTTTATGAAAAATATTTCAAGGATGCGGGCACCGGCAACGTGGTTGCCGGATCGTGGCATCGGCATTCTATCTTTCTGTTTTATTTTTTCCGCACCCTCGGTCCCCGGGGAATCATGATTAGTCGCAGCCGGGATGGGGAGCTAACCGCCCGGATTGCTGAGCATTTGGGTTATACACCGGTAAGGGGATCATCATCCAAGGCAGGTGGGCAGGCACTTGAGGCAATGATTGATTATATGAAGGATTTCAGTGAGAAGCGTTTATGCGGTACGCCGGTTGACGGTCCCCGCGGACCGGCTCGAAAGATGAAAAAAGGCATGGCCGTGCTGGCCAGGGAAACGGGTAGCTGGTTTATTCCCATGACGTGTTCGGGCACCCGGGTGATTACCTTCCCCAGGGCCTGGGACAAGACGATTTTGCCCAAACCATTCAGCAAAATGGTTGTCGATTTCGCCGAGCCCGTTTTTATCCCGAAAGATGCGACGGAAGAGGAATTTTCAGGCATTTGCAAAAAGATTGAAGCAGAGCTGGACCGAATTACGGACAATGTTGACCGCATCTGCGGCTATAACGGGGTTTAA